The genomic region AAGCATGTCAGATTTCCTTAGGCATGTCACAGTTACGTAGAATTTGAGCGCCTAATCTTAGACAAATGCGGTAAAAAAATGTGGTAATTTTTGGCACTTAGGCAGGAAACCAAATAGCCCCTTAGAACATCTCCAACAACTCCCAATATTTATTCTTTCAGTATAATTATATTGGGTTCTTCCTAAAAATCTAAAGTTTCAAAAAAACATACTTAACTCCAACATCTTCTTATTTTGTTCTAAAAGTATATATCTTTAAGGTCATGTATATGTATATATCACTCAGATTAATTCTACacttttttccttttgttcctctAGAAATTTAGAGTCTGTTGTTTCGCAAAGAAAGAGCACCTCACGTCGCATCATTTAGTCGCATTGTAGCACGCCGCACAGACACTCTGCTCGCCTACTCTCTCTCCATTGCCATATTCCTTGGTCTCGTATTACCTCCACGGCTCCACCGCTGCACATATAAGATCAGAACGAAACATTGGCACAGGCACAAAGCGTTCCGTCAGCGCGTGAAAAGAATAAGGGCCCGTTTTGTTTTTTTAGTGACGAGACTAAAGTTTATTAGAGGACTAAACTTTAGAGGTTATTGGTTTCTAGAGACTTACTTTTAGTCCatctattttattctattttaattttaaaataacaAATagggaaactaaaactctattttaattTTCATATTTtataatttagagactaaaatggaataaaattgatggactaaaaattagtcctaaaaatcaaacacccccttagtctcTATTCTATTTGGTTATAGGGactaaggtgttgtttggttcacgaaatataACGTaataacaagtttgaatagaaCGTTATCAAATTCTAGTGTGGTATTCAAATACAGTTGGATTTAAGCAATTATGGTTTAACGTTATAGGTTGTCATTCACGTTACAAATATCAGCACCTAAAAGTATTCAGATTacattaaatgaatcataagaaGATCAAAATACTCCTTAGCATTCTCTCGTCATTACTGCAATTGAAATAAAGGAGGAGAAAAGTGTAATTAATATGATTTAGTTCCTTTTAGTCATCCCTTAAGGAACTAGAGACTAAAAGATTTAGTTCTTTTTTTAGTCCCACCATTTtataatttagagactaaaatagaTGGACTAATATTTAGTCCCTCAAACCAAACCTGGGCTAAACAAGTAAGTACAGGGACACGTCATCTCCGTGTATATATGAGCTAGCGAGCTATGGTTTTGGAACATCCAATAGGTTGGAAGCATATATTGAAAGCTATTGATCGTGATTTTTCTGCTATAATCCTAAAATAAGGTATTGGGAATATTGTTTAGGagctgttggagatgctcttggaCTGCCTCCATCAGCTCACACATATGGTCACCAAAAACACTATCTTGCACTCtaggtgaaagttgcctagatgaGGTGCAGAatttttttcaacaaaaactagaaatgaATTGGGTAAAACCGATTCAACCGgcgtcaaaaccggttcaaccagtcTGCACGAatccaactaaagaatgagatataaaactgaattgatttcGAAATTCACCCAATTAACTTTGCAAATGGGATGTCCaagatgatccacagggttcaaaataGTAGATCTGATAAGAGCACTTCTAAAAAACCACACACcaaaaatatataaacaaatcttccacagaATGGTGagggaacgaagaacacaaacaaatacAATGAGCAAGAACCCAGAGACACAAGATTCATCCTAAAGTTCGGTCACACCATCaacgtgccctacttcctcgttgaggcgtccACAAAgagccgagtctctttcaaccctaatcctcctttTGTCGGCCACAAAGGTCAagtccacacactaatctttgctcaaacgagcgggtaatacaaactttcttgtggtctccacaagatttggagactcacaagcgacacctaatcgtctaggagctagaagctccaagagtaatgaatccacaaagaactcgatatagtaccaaagctcgaatcaagaagaacaagaaggatgTGGAGATGAAGCATAAAAACTCACAACTCTCAATCTCAGTCAAAGGTTTCTCTCCAAAAATTTGAAAtgagagaggcaagagatgtgtgtgagagaatgggaggtgtttctcaagttacAAATAGAGTTTGGTGCGTGCTCTTATGTGGGGGAGAGGTagaagtgagtatatataggtggagcatcAAAACTAGTCGTTTAGGATTTTCTACGCaaaagggggcggttcaaccaccTGTCctacagtctgccagtcagattgATAGATAGAGGTCGGAAAAGCTAGTGAGACCCTAACACTGGTTGGACCtctcctaggaccggttcaaccggttttgaacaGAGAGTTTCTCAATTGAAgttaagttcaactcagctgaagtcaacttcaactcagctgaagtcaagatGAACTTTTCTGAAGGAACAAGTACTCCAATTACTtaattcaaccggttttgaccagagagttccccctaaatgtatgcgtcaagtactcgaattacttgtaacatgcacttgattcaattaagattttTAGAggggttcatcatatatcttggttagggcataataaatttgcaacaattgaaattatgctagagaacacatattgttcctcaatagaactaatccatgtgGTGGCATGTGGTAAATGCTTGACCATTTctatggaaccactcatcctcatttgacgTTCTcctttctccaaggtgtgagactacacaacatgaacttgaaagaaatcattagtctcacaagatataggttaaactcccctcaatttgtgcatgcaaaagtacacaaagtacactcatgcacatcaacaatacgaggttaaagaagAAGTTTGCACTATATCATAGTTCAATAGAacctgctttacatagatgatgaaaattataccaattgaaagtttaagaactgaaagtatgtCAATTGAAGTTCTGAGAGGTAAAACATGTTAATATGAacttcaaacctcataatgaaggatattatatgattatgtcactatatcttcattatttggttgacaatatAGTTCAACTCTcttcttgattcactgtgatctcttttctctttatgatttcatccaaccaagtgatctaaaACTTTTTTCATCTTTGCTTGATTCAATCATACTTATGAGACCAATTGAAACTCAATAATTCAAAGAATCAAAGCTCTTATATttatagattttgaatccatcttgaaagcacttagaaggaccttgttgaaacacttagaaaaaggAGCATTAAAatacaagggagggtttcacagatgatgatccttatatatggatggaaaatgaatcatcatttTTGAAACCTaaaaggatagattaaattcctttaaattatggCATGCATatggttgatgtcaaagttatatgcactattgaatattttatattgcaaggagtttaactatactatggtacatcccactaaaggATAGAATAATAAACCAACTAAAGGAAAGGAAGTTTTCACacattggcctcttatcaacttcatcttacctcAGTTGAATAGTAAccattaagcttgtgatttatccaatttaagcatAATCTAttaacaagctaaagaaggaaatctccacaaatgaagaaaagaataatatatagaattaatagagtactcataccaataaggtgcatcttattttttggaagtctatctcgaaagaacatctaagttaagtgtgcttggcttggagcaatttgggatgggtgaccgaccaggaACCCGCAATAATTCGGGTCACCGACCCCGAAAACCTGTAGGGGAAAATAGAACCCGACTCCGAACCCAACGGGTCCAAAACCTGCGGGCCCCCAACCTGAACCCGACCCACTGTCATCCCTAGGAAAGATAGCCAACTAGAGCACCTAATTGAAGGCGATGGTTGTAAGTGTGGGCACTTTCATTAATCTAGTGTTAACAACTTTATAGTAGAATGACCACAACAACTCTATAACCAGTACAATGTTGTACAAAGTAAGTACTAGGTAAAGTAAATGAAGAGAATTATATTAAGTAAAGTAAAGtcttacaaaaaataaaatgatATAAGAGCTATACcagaccaaacgactagtttcggGAACTTGAGCAAAGCTCACTCTACTTCTAACTCCCACACTAGACTATTCTACTAAAGTTTAAAGTGGAACTAAACTAAGAACTTTGCTTCTTTGCTTTCACAAATGAAGAGAGGTtgtaaccatatatatatactacTCTAAGTGGGCCCATGTATACATGTGATCGTCCTTGTGAGCCATATAATCAAACCACTATTGATTAAAGTGTGTAGATGTTCCCACGATGTGCTTTCATGCATACTTTCATTCTCAAGGTGGTGGAGCTCAAATAGGGCCAGATAGGTCGTGAACCAACCTAGGGGCTTGACCTACCCTCCtctatgacttgtgggccctcctttgCCATATGAGATCACTAGGGACCTTCTATGTTGGGTGTGTGCTAACATGGGTACACTTTGATGTCTGTCCACCTTACATGTGAGTCATTTCAATCCATAAGTGTTCATATTCTATCATTGAGAGAAAGCAAAGCTTCATTCGAGTGTGGAGAATGGTTTGAGAGTGTATGACAAGGATTGCAATAGCTTGGGAGGCTAGTGGAACCCATAGGGGTGGTCGGTCGACCCCCCTATGGGGAGCCCACAATCCCTATTTCTTTTATTAAGCTTGAATCTACATATATAGAAATACTCGTGGGCATGTGAAACTTGTTGTTTCATAAAAATATGCTCATGTTATATTTATCTTCTTTTTATTATGTGATTGTTAACGGTGCTCTGAGCATATGGAAGTATGATATTTTCACCATGCTAGGGAAGCAGTTTAGTTGGTGGTAAGATGTCAATGGAGAATTCTCCGTCGAAGATGGCTCCCCATCTCCACGGGGAGAAAATTCGTCTCATCCTTGTCTTCGTATAGCGAATTTATCCTCGTGACAAACTGGTTCACATTACTAAATACAGTATTTAAAGACATGTCTAAAGGAGTTTAGCTTGCTATTTATACTCGTCTATATGTTGAATTTTTAGTGGAATTTTAACATGACAAAGGACTATTTTAGAGCTACATAATTCAGTCACGCAGTTACGTGAGGAATAGGGATGGAGATGGTTTTTCCATCTCATCTTCATGAACTTGGGGACTAAAATTTTTATGTTTTATTCTGTGTGGGAATTAAATTATCTGTATCCATATCATCTAAGGACTAATTTAGTGGACATGAAATTAGGGCTACCTGGAGAACCTCAAATTCCCTTCGGTATTAGAGAAAATTAAGGTGTAAAttaatttattttctctccaatcACCTTCAATCCCGAAGaggatttgagtttccaaactagccattAGAGGAATCCATGGGATAGTAATTCTCTCTATTCAAATTTAAATAGAGGGAGTTTCTTCTGCATGGATCCTCTCCAATTTCATgtccaccaaatcagccctagGCATGGAGTTTCTtgtgccaatgtcatccttgtcgTGAGGATGAGCGGGTGATTGGGGCTGCAAATGAAGAATGCACGAAGACGGAATTTCATGGCAATGAGTTGAAGTTCCACGGCAACCAGCGTGAAGTGGCGAGGTTGTAACCAAAGCCATGAGCCCATGACGATTGCCGAGGGTACCACCATGCGACCATGAGGGTTGAGGTGCTCAAAGATGATGTGGCATTGTCCAAAGGGGCCATGCAAACTCCACCTATGTGGTGCAGAATGTTGAATAGATCACGAAAGTGTGAGAACATAAGTAACTATTGCCATTGTTCTTACTGCTGATGATAGTACAGAGCCCTTCATGTACGGTGTTCTCCTTTTAGGCTATCTCCCTCGTCTCTCATTTTAAAATCCTCTCTCTAAACAGTGCATAAGAGTGTATAACAGTGTTTTGTACAAAATCATATACATGATATGTTGGTCATGACCTTAGAGAATAAGCATACTCAATGTTGAGCGACAGGAAGCAACCGTTCAATCACCACAGTTGTCAAAGGACATGTCCCGTAAAGGATACTAGATCAGGCAACGCCCTTTGGGCGCCCTATCCAAGGACGGTGAAGAATTCGACAATTCTAAAAAAATATTTTCTGGTATACAACATCAGATACGACAACTACaagagatccaaaaataataggtTGTTGCGCTATATTTATCATCCGCAACAGTGGCCATCAAATTCTATGGAAGTGCTCCAAGGTATGACCTTATTTTATATCCAAAGAGAGGGACACAATAACTGACATTCCAAGATGCGACGGAATGTGGTTGCCTCCCTAGAAAGCTTGGCCATATTGTGCACACAGATTCTGGACCAAAATTTGGGATCTCTAGCATCTTCCCTGCAGCAcgggagtatgtttaggaatcaCCCACTTATTGTATATGAAGAAAATACAGTCAATAAAAGAGCAAAACTAAGATTATATTACTCTGGTAGGCTAACTTCTCCCTTAACATTAACTATGCTCTCCCAAGAGGGGGGCGCAGTGATAATGAAAGGGGAAGGGGGGTGCTCAGCCTTGTGGTCTTCCTGCACCAACTGGTTGTCAGCATCATTGGTACCCTGATCATCATTTTGCATCTTCTGAGGTTTGTAGTTTTCCAGTACAACTTGAACAACCTAAAAGATACAATAGAAAAAACAGAGCTAGTGAATCATTTGTGGTTGCAATCTGCTTGCAAAAGTGACAGTTTAGTAGTAACAAAATGAACATAAGCAATGAACCTTCCTTGCAAGAAGTAACACAAGAAAAAGAGCTCACTTGCATATTACTTACATTGTCAAACTCTGACGAGATATGAGAAAGCTCCCCCATAAACCAGacctgctgagagcacctagagggggggtgaataggtgatcctgtaaaaacttaacacttaaggccacaaaacttgattaagagttagcacaatgaaatcaagtggttaTAGGAGATCTCTTATGGAAtacaatagacacagtgagaacaagcacaagagacacgaggatttatcccgtggttcggccaagtacaaaacttgcctactccacgttgtggcgtcccaacggacgagggttgcactcaacccctctcaagtgatccaatgatcgacttgaataccacagtgttcttctttctttactctttcccgcttgtgaggaatctccacaacttggagtctctcacgcttacaataagaatcaaagtgaaagcactagagtaagggagggaagcaacacactcaaatccacagcaaatacgcacacacacacacagccaagaattgagctcaaatgagtataacaaagttcaccactagaacggagctcaaatcactaagaatgtcaaacgagtgcgcaaagtcgGAGtgagaatgatcaagaatgctcaaagtgtgcttggtgtcatcctccatgcgcctaggggtcccttttatagccccaaggcagctaggagccgttgagagcattccaggaaggcaattcttgccttctgtcgactggcgcaccggacagtccggtgcaccatcggacactgtccggtgcagatctctttcctgttctggcgcagccgaccgttgaagatttggagccgttggcgcaccggacactgtcctgtgcccccttctgaccgttggctcggccacgcgtcacgcgcggattgcgcggtcgaccattggcacagccgaccgttggctcaccggacagtccggtgaattttagtcgtacgtcgccgacgaattcccgagagcggccttttcaccagagccagcctggcgcaccggacactgtccggtgcaccaccggacagtccggtgcacccagactgagcagagtcttggctgctcgagccaagtcttttccaattgtcttttctttgattctagcacttagacaaatatgttagtcacaaaaaccaatgtactaagtctagaatcatacctttgtattgatttgcactttgtccaccctttggcatatactcattcccttaatgtgtgttgggcacttaatcaccaaaatcttatagaaatggcccaagggcacatttccctttcaatctccccctttttggtgatttatgccaacacaacaaaaagcaactaaaagaagtgcaacatcaatgcgaatgagaacacaaatttgttttgattcaaatttggcatatttggatcattctttgccaccactaggtttgtttttgcaaatcaaacacaatttcctatctctaagtcaaattcacttgttgaggcatagagaaagatattccaagagaaattgatcactgattcaaaaactccccctatttcccataatcaaacattccccccacaagagaccaacttttgacaaaaagagacatctagaattttggcaaatcaaaagtcctaactctactattttcaaaattctcaagtgatagctgatccatttgttgctttggcccttaacttctccccctttggcatcaaacaccaaaacgggatcatttttggcccttaaaccccattgcctcaccaaaattgtcacttaagagcaaaaggcaataagagacatggagatgaacttggagtaagttaccctcttatcggagtgcagtggaagtctttcatggtccaagtccacctttccctttcaatccacctttgagactaatttaagaatactcaagcacatggttagtcccaaagagtcaagttgtagcatatctccccctaaacatggtccggggagtgcttgtacaacttgagcaccataaat from Zea mays cultivar B73 chromosome 6, Zm-B73-REFERENCE-NAM-5.0, whole genome shotgun sequence harbors:
- the LOC103630194 gene encoding protein SEMI-ROLLED LEAF 2-like, which gives rise to MGELSHISSEFDNVVQVVLENYKPQKMQNDDQGTNDADNQLVQEDHKAEHPPSPFIITAPPSWESIVNVKGEVSLPEEDARDPKFWSRICVHNMAKLSREATTFRRILECQLLCPSLWI